CTCCGGCGCCATGAACATCGCGGTGCACCCCCGAGACAGCCGCAAGTCCGCGTAGTTCCCACCGGGCTCGGGCGGGGTTCAACAGCGCACGCCAATGACCGCGGGCGCCGTACGTGACAATGACGTACGGCGCCCGCGGTCATTGGCGTGCGCTTGCTGGGCCGACGCGTGTGGCAGCAGGCGCCCGCGGTCGGCGGGCGGCCCTTGGGTCAACGGTGCGCTCACCGGCTCGCTCGGCGGCGCGCCTGCCGGCTCAGCGGTTCAGCGGCGGGTACTGCTCCCGGGGAGTCCCACCCGGCTCGTCCCGGACGACCTCACCCTGCACGACCTTGCCGTCCGGGCGGTGAATACGGGCCTGCTGGAAGGCGTCTCCGAAACTTCCGGGGGTGGCGCGGCGGAGCTTGCGGTCCACGGTCCGCTCCGCGTAGCGGCCGACGGCCTTCTGGACCGGCGGGAGCAGCAGGAGCAGGCCGGCCGCGTCCGAGACCAGGCCGGGCAGCATCAGCAGCAGCCCGCCCAGCATCATCAGTCCGCTGCCGCCACCGCTGGACGGCGGTGCGCCGCGCTGGAGCGCCTCGTTGAGGTTCTGGAAGGCACGCCGGCCCGCCCGCTTGATCACGACCGAGCCCAGCACGAACCCGGCGATCAGCAGCAGGAACACCGTGAACCCGCCCGCCGCGCCCGCGACCAGGGTCAGCAGCCAGATCTCCAGCACCAGCCACGCGGCGATGCCCAGCGGAAGGAACGTACGCAGCCGTGAGCGCCGGGGCCGAGCGGGGTAGGGAGGGGTCGATGCGCCAGTCGTCATGCCCCCAGTGTGCCTGCCGCCCGCTCAGCACGGGATAAGCGCCGACCGGCAGGACCGGGACGACCGAGCGGCCGACCAGCAGGCCCGGGACGACCGAGCGGCAGTCGGCGTCGCGACCGACGACCGCGTCAGCGACCGGACCGACGAGGCGCAAGCCATGAGCCGCACCGCGCGAGGCGCGACCCGCGGGGCTACGGCGCCCCGTGCCGCGTACGCCTGCCGGTATCGACAGGGTGACCATGAAGGCCCGCGTCATCGGCCCGAACCTCACGCCTCTCGCAC
This region of Streptomyces chromofuscus genomic DNA includes:
- the fxsA gene encoding FxsA family membrane protein — its product is MTTGASTPPYPARPRRSRLRTFLPLGIAAWLVLEIWLLTLVAGAAGGFTVFLLLIAGFVLGSVVIKRAGRRAFQNLNEALQRGAPPSSGGGSGLMMLGGLLLMLPGLVSDAAGLLLLLPPVQKAVGRYAERTVDRKLRRATPGSFGDAFQQARIHRPDGKVVQGEVVRDEPGGTPREQYPPLNR